In Parasteatoda tepidariorum isolate YZ-2023 chromosome 8, CAS_Ptep_4.0, whole genome shotgun sequence, the DNA window ttttttatttgcattttttaaaagcccccAAAGATGCTTTTTTATTCGGGgcttgtaaaaagtgcttaattttctatattttaaaaagagatttttctttgccgtgtctattttcgttataaattacaaaaaatgcataattttcagaattatatttagcagaaactagttattttatcatgattatgtaaagtttttggaaatgtttttgaattttattgaaatttatgtttgtaaattatgaactttaaacgatagaatttttttattttttattactgcacagataTAATTATGATTCCTGAAaaggaaagtgattaaaaaatattttttgctgaaaaatctgactacgcaccctgttagatttattttaaaagttagatttattttcaagtatCTATAACGTCTAGTTCAATTTTACGAAGTATGTGTTATTTCCTGAATTGATATGTATTTggttttaataacataaatgaaatgaagtttttccagatgatataaataattgcattatagttaatgcttttaataagtgtaaaatttaagaatatttcattgGAAATGAAAACAGATATCAAGTATAATTATGTCTTCTaggaaaatctttttaaaaaatcagaaatatcattttttttgtgtgtattagcaatttcttttaaatagtaatGCACTTGCcctgtaaagtatttttaacatgTGTTCTGCAGCCCtgaactaaattgaattttatttttaaggtaagtTGGTAAATCTTTccatttactataattataaatagttaatgtttgccattttttaacagaaaaattagtgtttaattaatatatagaatttttcttttctcacaatatattttttattaatctgacTAGCTAAAGCTATTTTTCTACTAAGTGGGaacattttagtttcaataatcCTGTCTGTTAAGCGTTTATCTTGTAAATACTTTTAGTAATGAACTCTAATGTTTCAGTACTtttaacttgattaaaaaatattgtttctttcttagttttaaatagAAGTATCTGACTTTCTTATTTAcgatcaaaaattgttttttatttaaatttgattacttaAGGGCCTTTAAAGATACCTTTGTCTACTGAACTGACTCATATGTCACATATTAAAGTgacaaatgaaaaatgtttaatataaaattagttattaataacaaatattataatgttttacataaaattatttttacgctttaataacatttttatattaatttactaactgagttattaatatttctcttatcattttatttaatgcagaaGTACTAATTGCATTTtacagtgatttttttaaacatattgtcATAATACAATGTTTGAAATGGATTTAATAAGCACTATGTTAGTTGAAACTTACATCATGGGAATTTAGGTGGCATTCCTGATCTTGTGAATTTAATTGATTGaagcattaaaagtttttagaaatgcCACTGATGCTTCTGTCCCACAAACTGCTTCTACAGCTGCTGTAATTGCCTGCATAATGTCCTCTAAATCACCAGATAACACAGAAAGCCTAAAGTCTTCTGACGAGGCCAAAGCTGTTGCTAAGTCCATCGctaacttttgtttaatttcttcaggCGTTACAGTTTTGGGTTTTGGTTCAGAAGTTTTCTCTTTTCCTGGCGACTCATCTTTTTGCTTATCTGCATCCTCCTTTGATACTGTTTTGTTACTTGTATCAGATTTGGGCtctgatttaacatttttatcaacAGGCTCGTTTGTGGAATCCTTGTTGTCCTTTTTACTGTTATCTTTGCTGTCTGAGCTTAtttcatctatttttaaatttttatcctgGATGTTTACTTGTGCATCTAACTGATCAATTAACTCTTGATCTAAACCAAATTCCCCTGCAAGTTTTGCTTTTAGGTTTTGGTCAGCCGGATTGAAGTTCAAATTGGAATTATTGTTGTCATTGTTACTCTTATCTTTAGCATCAGACATTGTTTCTTCCTTTTCTGGTTTTTTATCCTGGGTATTTACTTGGCCATCAATTTGATCAATAAACTCTTGGCCTAAGCCAAATTCTGCTGCAAGTTTTGCTTGTAGGTTTTGATCAGACAGACTGAAATCAGATTCTTTGTTTATTGTATCATTTGAATCAATATTAGAATTCACTGTGGTCTTTTTTGATTCTGTAGATCTTGTTGTATCAGATGCAGTGTTCAAATCAACTTTTGTTTCTACATTAGATTTTCCATCTAAAAGTTGTGATACACTTGACAATATGCATTGAACAGATTCATCAGCTAGCATGTTTTGTGATGAATCAGTCAATATTTTCTTGTCCTTAAGTATGTCTGCAGTAATATCTGTCAATGCAGTAGCAAATTCCTCAGCTGTTTTATCAACAATCAAGAGTCCTGCGATTAATCTTTCAACAACACTGTTATTCAACtcaacttgaaatttttcagaaagcttctgagaatataattttgagaatactACCAAATCTTCATTTGTTAGTGACTTTTTCaacaaagcatttaatttatctGTTGCTATTATCTTGGCTTTCAGCATTGAggcaaaatttttcttgatatcAGAATTGGACAATGTTGAAGCTCCTTCGTTGTTAAGTTTTgagtttaaacttatttctttttgctCCATCATAGCACCATCagcttttatttttgcagtttgTCTTGCTGCTGCTTGTACACTCAAATCTTGGTCACCTAACTTAGTTTCCCCATCTACATCTGCTaatatatctaaattaaaattgtcgCTTTGTTTTACATCTGTTTTACTATTTATTGTTGGTTTTTTAATGTCTGTCGCTGAACTGTCTTTTGATTTTTGGTCCTTgtcttcaaaaatcaatttatcaacACTTTTCTCAAAATCAGTATCATCTTTCTTTGCATCTCCCGAGGCTGTTGAATTCATTTTTGTGGTTGCTGCTGCTGCCAACGCTGCTTTTGtatcaattttaagattaaatgatTGTGAAACAGCTTCCAATAAGCACTGAACGACTGCATCTGAAATGCTGTCTAGATTGGTTTTTAACAACTTTCCTTGATCTGAAAGTATATCTGCTGTTTTATTAATGAAAGTAttcatgaaatttgatttcgaatttagaaattccataaaaaagGACATGGCTGTATCATCATTGgcatttatttgaagtttttgaGACAATAGTTTCGAGTAAGTTTCACTCATTGCTGCTACTTCTTGTGGATTTACTTgtatttcttctaaatttttgataattcctGTGGCTGCAGCCTTTgcttttaacaaatcaataaaagtagattttaaatCCTTTCCTGATTGTATTCCTTCTGATTCAACTTCTATTGGCTTTTTCATAACATTTGCTTCAACATTACCTTTTGTTTGCTGCATGTTTTTTTCTGTTCCTTTCAGCTCTTTCAAATCAGGTGCATATTCTCCAGATGATAGGATATCAATATCTGAATCAGCTGAAACATTATTtggagttttattatttatatttgtactgGATTTTATTGCTTTGTCTGCATTTTTGCCTAGATCTGATTTTGAGTTtccaattaaacttttttcagatgATGTACCTTCACCAATATCTAAATCAGTTGCGATCTGCATTCCTTGATCCATGCCGACTTCTTTACTCATTCCGTTTGAAAAGGTTTCAAATGCACATTGCATGGCTAAATCTAAcgcattattcaaattatttgaatttaatttattttccgcCATTAGAATATCCGCGGTCACACTTGCCAGACTCTGTATAGCATTTTGGTAAtcagaattcattttaattgtccCTAGTCCCTCagaaagaagttttattttattgttatcctctgaaatattgaatttctcTGCTAATAGTTTTGAATATGATTTTGATGAATCCGCTATATCCTTTTCACTTAAATTCTTATCTAATAATGTTTCAAAGATTCCTGTTCCTAAAATTTGACcttttaatgcattttcaaatttaagtctTAGCTCATTGTTAGAAACTGAGCTTTTGTCGGAATCATTTGATATTGGaccattaaatttgtttagttcATCCACCTTGCCagcatttttatcatttgtttctGCTCCAGAAATCTTACTTTTGGTATCTATCTTCTGATTATTTTCTACTCCTAACTCTTTGCTTTGATTAGAAGAAGTATTCCCATTATCAGCTTCACCATTTACTTGAGAGTTACTTGCTTTCCTTGAATCAGTTGAGTCCGTTTCAGTTTTGTTGTCTTCAGAATTTCTAGTAATTCcgctttcttcatttttattgttgatattaATGTCTGCATCATTGGTGTTAGTTCTAGTTTTAtcattattgatttttgtttcaaaagttttcaatatttgtttgtttggtAAGTCCACATTCAAATTGAGATCTCGCAGGCTGAGACGGAAGCACTCAATAGTTGTATTTACAATATTATCTAAATTACCAGAAGTTAATAGTTGTTGCGATTCCAGTATATCTCCTGAGAAGTTAGACAATGCATCTGCAATAGTTTCATCACTATTAGTTAATGCTGCTTGCAATACTTTATTTGTTGAATCCGTTAAATCAGATTCGCTTTTAACATTGAACCTGTCTGCTAAATTATTGGAATAATTTTCCATcaatttcttaaagttaattgcatttttatttgttagaacCTCTTTAAGTATTCCTAActggagaattttattttttaattgagttatgaattttattttaaattttttacttcctttaTCAACTTCTGTTTGTTTCGAATTTGTTGCGTCTATAGTTGAtgaatttagtttcttttgCTTTATACTGTCTTCTTCTTGTGTCTTTGCATCAGAATCTGTTATCATTTCTGTTGTTTTTACTGGTGATTTTGCTTTGTTATCAATTTTCCCATTGATGTTAGCAGATGCATCGTAATCAGATTTAAAACCTGAGGATTTATTAGAAGGTGATACTTCTGTGCTGATGTCTTCTGGCTTTGAACTTGCTTGATTAATAAGTTCATTTGAGGTTTGTGATATTGCTTCATCGATTGCTTGTTTTGTATCTTCAGCAGTTTTTGTAAGTTGATTCTTAGAGAGTATCCTTTGTTTATTTAGATCGTCAGAGAGGAAAGATGCCAGTGATTCAGCTATAGTATATTCATCTAGTGGGTATTCACTAGACGAAAACAAGTTTTGATACatattttgtgacaaaatattagagttaaaaccagTTGTTTTCCTTaaagtattttctaatttattcgCGAACTTGCCTGCATCTTCTTTTGATACTTTCtggaaaaaattcataatattatcacttgaaataatatttagaaataatgattCTTTGAAGTCATTTTTAACGTCATCTGTGTTTTCATTGCCGAAAGTCGAGGAAAAGTCCTCAGTTGGAATTTGTTCCAAGTTGAATgatgtatcttcataatttgtGTTCCAGTTTTCTGTTGAGAATGCATCTTCTGGTGGTGGAATCAGTTTTGAATTTAGACTTCCTACAAAATCAGCTGTTTTTCCACTGTCAAAATTATCAGTTGAAAAAATAGTCTCAGGTGAAATCTGTTCAAAGTTTGTTGTATCCGCATCATAATTTGAGTTCCAATTTGTTGTTGAGAAAGTATCTTGCGGTGTTCCTAAGGGAGGGGTATAAGGGTTAGGTCCTGATTGAAAACCGTTTGAGTTATCAGAATTTGTAGGAAATGAGTCTGTGTTTGTTTGAAATCCACTTGTTTGCTTATTGGATGTTAATCCAAAATTATTAGAGAAACCTGATGGTAATCCATAATTGTTGGAGAAATCAGATACCATTCCAAAATTATTGGAGGAGACAGATACCATTCCATAATTACTGGGAAAATCAGGTGCCATTCCAAAGTTATTTGAGAAACCTGGCTCCAATCCAAAGTTATTGGAGAAACTGGATTCTGTTCCAAAATTATTGGAGAAACCAGAGTTAGAAAATACATCATCTGGCATTTGAAATGAGTTTACTTGTGCATTTATTCCAATTGAGCCTGAGAATGGTAAATTGCTTGAAGAGCCCATGTTCCCAAAAGGTGTCTCACTAAATTGACTAAAGCCATTTCCTTGCAATTTGGATGGAGGAggtgatttaaaattgaatggaGAATCCAAACTTCCTGGAAACGTGTTCCCAAAATTAGTAAAATCTTTGCTACCATAGTCGTTGGTACTTGCAGAAGAAGTTTTGAAGTCATTAGAAAAATCATATgggtttgaaaataaatcagcCTGGGATTGTGATTTTACGCCTTGTAAACCATTTAGTCCTGGAACTTTCAAGGATAAATTTGGAATGTTTTCTGCAAACCCAGTATCTACAGAGAATGCTGGTGAACTAAATGCATTTACCGATTGTGATCGAACTGGAATGTTCGATTCATATGACTGGGGAAAGCCATTAGAATAATCAAAATTCTTCGAGAATGATCCAGAAGAGGCTATTGGAATTGGAGGTGGATTATTTGCTTTCAGTATCGAACCTGTTGGAGATTGAAAACTACTTGGTGGATTGAAGGATTTTGGTTGTTCACGAGAAATGATACTTAATCCAACCGGTTGTGTATTGTCGTTCTTGCTCTTCTCTTGTATGCTGTTTATCAATTGCACCATTTCTTGCACGAAGTCGTAATTTAGGGTTCCTTCGATTTCTATTGACGCTTTCTGTAAGCACTGCTgaacagttctttttttcaagGCCACTGAAGCTGGGCTACTTCCAGATTTTGTCAAATCAGCTAAGGCAGATGCGAAAGCTAGTGTTGTTAATTGTGACATCTCTTTGGGTGTTTTTCTCGAATTCCAAGTCGAAATCAGCGTTTTCTTCATTGCGTTGATTCTGTTGGACAGCTCTTGTTGAGGAAAAGCATCTCTTGATTGAATAATGCAtctcaaaaatgtgtttatcaACTTTTCTGCCTGACCAGTATCGGATAATGGATTTACCCGGCCACTTGCCGCGTGGGAAGTGACcacaagaagaaaaattaaacaaaaaatcatatttgcTTTGAAAATCATTGTTGGTAAAAATGTATGAGAAGTACTAatctgttttttattcatttggaCTTTATATAGAGATAACTTAAACCACTGTTTTCTATTCTCGTGGCTTAGGTTTGagataaaaatgaagatttctTAGAAGTAAATTAAGCATGTGCGTTTATTTACTTAGgtggaaattttttacagtctcCATAAATGTcattcagttttattaattgcCAAAGAAAATAGAGTTGTTCCTGCATTTATTATCTCAGCAGTTTCTCTCGCATAATTCgttaattagcaataaaaaatcgTTATGTTCGTTTCATTTCATCTCAATGCCCTGatgaaaagataattattagCCCGTGTCACGATTTCGTATCTGTTCTGTAAtataactttctaaaaaatcgtaaattgttgtggtttctttcttttttattacattgctttcgtcattctctgataaattacaaaatatttgcatGATGCCAGTTATTCAAATACTGCCTGCCATACTGGTTACTGTAAATCACGAAAAAGTAATTTCGTTCAGTTGCTACTGTTGAATCATGcattagttttctttattttggatAACTACGTAAAGATATTGACGTAGAGGgtttatagtttttgttatcTCAATTGCCAAAGTTCCtgggaaaaaatatgaaaaacaacagttttatttgaagatgCTATCGTTCCTCGTTTTTTATGCTGGAAATTACAAGATATTCTAAGCTTGAAACAATGATGTGTTTTAACATCAACTGAACTTTAAAACCTTCTTCGAATGcgttagaaataaaaagatttaaaagaatatgtaatgTTATTCGTCTTAATGCGACAATTTAAGTTTTGGCATTGAACAGAATGAATTCCAGGTGAACAATTAGTCTCGATAGATTTAGCACCAACAAATAGTATAAAtagccatataattttttccccctcaacaatgttttttgatattaaacCTTTAATTGCTAtagtctaaatatttattaagtttaatggCATAGGATCCGAAAACCGCAGTTAGCTACAAATATAAACGTTATTATGCATTTAATGTAAGGAAATAACATGATCTTACAAATAGAATTTTGCATGATTCGGGAGGGAGGATTTCTGGGATACCTCGGAGTCACGTGACCTTTAAAAACGAAGCCTAAATAATGGGAATTTTCTCTTGGTGGAATGAACGCTGAATAATTGTGAAATATTCTTCAAAGGTGTAAGATTTTTGTTCATGTCCTCCAAACATTAGTATTTAAAACACATAGATGCCAACCGGGAAGTTCTAGATTCATAGAAGAACGGAAGTCGTAGAAGCTATAGTCCTAGATCCTCACCATGTAAATTTGTAACTCAAAAGCAATTAAGGTtagattaatttgtttaaatttgcaag includes these proteins:
- the LOC107443555 gene encoding serine-rich adhesin for platelets, translating into MIFCLIFLLVVTSHAASGRVNPLSDTGQAEKLINTFLRCIIQSRDAFPQQELSNRINAMKKTLISTWNSRKTPKEMSQLTTLAFASALADLTKSGSSPASVALKKRTVQQCLQKASIEIEGTLNYDFVQEMVQLINSIQEKSKNDNTQPVGLSIISREQPKSFNPPSSFQSPTGSILKANNPPPIPIASSGSFSKNFDYSNGFPQSYESNIPVRSQSVNAFSSPAFSVDTGFAENIPNLSLKVPGLNGLQGVKSQSQADLFSNPYDFSNDFKTSSASTNDYGSKDFTNFGNTFPGSLDSPFNFKSPPPSKLQGNGFSQFSETPFGNMGSSSNLPFSGSIGINAQVNSFQMPDDVFSNSGFSNNFGTESSFSNNFGLEPGFSNNFGMAPDFPSNYGMVSVSSNNFGMVSDFSNNYGLPSGFSNNFGLTSNKQTSGFQTNTDSFPTNSDNSNGFQSGPNPYTPPLGTPQDTFSTTNWNSNYDADTTNFEQISPETIFSTDNFDSGKTADFVGSLNSKLIPPPEDAFSTENWNTNYEDTSFNLEQIPTEDFSSTFGNENTDDVKNDFKESLFLNIISSDNIMNFFQKVSKEDAGKFANKLENTLRKTTGFNSNILSQNMYQNLFSSSEYPLDEYTIAESLASFLSDDLNKQRILSKNQLTKTAEDTKQAIDEAISQTSNELINQASSKPEDISTEVSPSNKSSGFKSDYDASANINGKIDNKAKSPVKTTEMITDSDAKTQEEDSIKQKKLNSSTIDATNSKQTEVDKGSKKFKIKFITQLKNKILQLGILKEVLTNKNAINFKKLMENYSNNLADRFNVKSESDLTDSTNKVLQAALTNSDETIADALSNFSGDILESQQLLTSGNLDNIVNTTIECFRLSLRDLNLNVDLPNKQILKTFETKINNDKTRTNTNDADININNKNEESGITRNSEDNKTETDSTDSRKASNSQVNGEADNGNTSSNQSKELGVENNQKIDTKSKISGAETNDKNAGKVDELNKFNGPISNDSDKSSVSNNELRLKFENALKGQILGTGIFETLLDKNLSEKDIADSSKSYSKLLAEKFNISEDNNKIKLLSEGLGTIKMNSDYQNAIQSLASVTADILMAENKLNSNNLNNALDLAMQCAFETFSNGMSKEVGMDQGMQIATDLDIGEGTSSEKSLIGNSKSDLGKNADKAIKSSTNINNKTPNNVSADSDIDILSSGEYAPDLKELKGTEKNMQQTKGNVEANVMKKPIEVESEGIQSGKDLKSTFIDLLKAKAAATGIIKNLEEIQVNPQEVAAMSETYSKLLSQKLQINANDDTAMSFFMEFLNSKSNFMNTFINKTADILSDQGKLLKTNLDSISDAVVQCLLEAVSQSFNLKIDTKAALAAAATTKMNSTASGDAKKDDTDFEKSVDKLIFEDKDQKSKDSSATDIKKPTINSKTDVKQSDNFNLDILADVDGETKLGDQDLSVQAAARQTAKIKADGAMMEQKEISLNSKLNNEGASTLSNSDIKKNFASMLKAKIIATDKLNALLKKSLTNEDLVVFSKLYSQKLSEKFQVELNNSVVERLIAGLLIVDKTAEEFATALTDITADILKDKKILTDSSQNMLADESVQCILSSVSQLLDGKSNVETKVDLNTASDTTRSTESKKTTVNSNIDSNDTINKESDFSLSDQNLQAKLAAEFGLGQEFIDQIDGQVNTQDKKPEKEETMSDAKDKSNNDNNNSNLNFNPADQNLKAKLAGEFGLDQELIDQLDAQVNIQDKNLKIDEISSDSKDNSKKDNKDSTNEPVDKNVKSEPKSDTSNKTVSKEDADKQKDESPGKEKTSEPKPKTVTPEEIKQKLAMDLATALASSEDFRLSVLSGDLEDIMQAITAAVEAVCGTEASVAFLKTFNASIN